A genomic region of Balaenoptera ricei isolate mBalRic1 chromosome 21, mBalRic1.hap2, whole genome shotgun sequence contains the following coding sequences:
- the LOC132356608 gene encoding THAP domain-containing protein 1 — MVQSCSAYGCKNRYDKDKPVSFHKFPLTRPSLCKKWEAAVRRKNFKPTKYSSICSEHFTPDCFKRECNNKLLKEDAVPTIFLCTEPHDKKEDLPEPQEQLPRPPSTPPVSQVDAAIGLLMPPLQTPDNLSVFCDHNYTVEDTMHQRKRIHQLEQQVEKLRKKLKTAQQRCRRQERQLEKLKEVVHFQKEKDDVSERGYVILPNDYFEIVEVPA, encoded by the exons ATGGTGCAGTCCTGTTCCGCCTACGGCTGCAAGAACCGATACGACAAGGATAAGCCCGTTTCTTTCCACAA GTTTCCTCTTACTCGACCCAGTCTTTGTAAAAAATGGGAGGCAGCTGTCAGAAGGAAAAACTTCAAGCCCACCAAGTACAGCAGCATTTGCTCAGAACACTTTACTCCGGACTGCTTTAAGAGAGAGTGCAACAACAAGTTACTGAAAGAGGACGCTGTCCCCACAATATTCCTTTGTACTGAACCACATGACAAG AAGGAAGATCTTCCGGAGCCCCAAGAACAGCTTCCCCGACCTCCTTCAACACCCCCCGTTTCCCAGGTCGATGCTGCTATCGGGTTACTCATGCCTCCTCTTCAGACCCCTGATAACCTCTCCGTGTTCTGTGACCACAACTACACTGTGGAGGACACCATGCACCAGAGGAAGAGGATTCACCAGCTCGAACAGCAAGTAGAGAAGCTCAGAAAGAAGCTCAAGACCGCACAGCAGCGGTGCAGAAGACAGGAGCGGCAGCTGGAGAAGCTGAAGGAGGTCGTGCActtccagaaggagaaagacgACGTCTCCGAGCGGGGTTATGTGATTCTACCAAATGACTATTTTGAAATAGTTGAAGTCCCGGCATGA